gttccaaagaggatggctctagactgttctcaatggtagcagatgacagaacgaggagtaatggtctcaagttgcagtgggggaggtttagattggatattaggaaaaactttttcactaagagggtggtgaaacactggaatgcgttacctagggaggtggtagaatctccttccttagaggtttttaaggtcaggcttgacaaatccctggctgggatgatttaactgggaattggtcctgctttgagcagggggttggattagatgaccttctggggtcccttccaaccctgatattctatgattctaggtacTGATAGACTATGATCCTTACTccttaactgtctctttgttaagccaaatagattgagctccttgggtTTATTTCTATAAAGCTTATTTACtaatctttaatcattcttgtggctcctctctgaaccatctccaatttaatcaacattcttcttaaattgtgggcaccagaactggacacagaattccagcagtggttgcaccagtgccaaagacAGAGATAAAATattcagctaattatccaccaccacctccaagCTTTTTTTGCTATctctgcttctcaggatagagtccACCAGCctttaagtatggcctacattctttgttcccaaatgtttgtatacatttagccatattaaaaacacacatttgcttgtgcccagcatGGCTCTAACTGGACCCGACCATCCCTTCCTTCCCCATCAGCTGGGACATTCAGACAGACcatggggaattacagaccagtcaagtTAACTTCAGtatccggaaagataatggagcaaataatcacgTAATCAAGTTGAAAagacctagaagataataaggtgataagtagcagtcagcctggatttgtcaaaaacaaatcatgtcaaaccaacttaatagctttctttgacaggataacaagccttgtggatgtggggaagcagtagttgtggtatatcttgactttaatatggtttttgatactgtcttgcatgaccatCTCAAAtgaactagggaaatatagctttAGAttatggcatagagagtacacttataaagtttgcggctgggaggggttggaagtgctttggaggataggattaaaattcaaagtgatctggagaaatggtctgtagtaaataggatgaaattcaataaggacaaacacaaagtactccatttaggaagaaacaatcagttgcacacatacaaaatgtgaaaggactgtctaggaaggagtactgcagaaagggatctgggggtcatagtggattgcAAGATAAATGCGTGTTAGTGTAACGCTgctgaaaaaaaaagtgaacatcattctgagatgtatcagcaggagtgttgtaagcaagacatgagaagtaattcttccactctactccgcgctgatacAGCCTCaacaggagtattgtgtccagttctgggcaccacatttcaggaaagatttggacaaattggagaaagttcagaggagagcaagaaaaattattaaaggtctagaaaacatgagctaggagggaagactgaaaaaattgggtttgtttagtctggagaagagaagactgaggggcgacatgataacagttttcaagtacataaaaggttgttacaaggaggagggagaagaattgttctcattaaccttgggaggacaggacaagaagcaatgggcttaaactgcagcaaggtaggtttaggttggacattttgaaaaacttcctgtcaaggtagtaaagcactggaaaaaattgtttaacctgttcttaaccaccaccaatgatggagattccacagcctccgcAGGCAAACCccagtcaggaatggtctagttattacgtagtcctgccatgagtgcagaggattGAATTACGTGACCTACTGGAGGTCCCTTCccgtcctacacttctatgattctctgcCAAAGGATCTGCCCCATAAGGACTCCCCGCCACCAGGAAATCAGCCGTTGCCAAGGGCCAGAGTGGGGATGCTCTGTCTCCCTAAGGGTGGCCCCCAAGAAAGGCCTAGGTTAAGAGTCAAGAAAGGCATACACCTTTATGCTTCTGGCTCCCCAGGTGCACCCTCTTTTGGGCAaagacactaagctgggaggagaggtagttacactggagggtagggatagggtccagagttacctagataaattggaggtttgggccaaaagaaatctgatgaggttcaacaaggacaagtgcagagtcctgcacttaggaaggaagaatcccatgcactgctacaggccggggaccgactggctaagaggaagttctgcagaaaaggacctggggggtTACAGTgggcaagaagctggatatgagtcagcagtgtgtccttgttgctaagaaggctaacggcatattggactgcattagtgaaagcgttgccagcagatcatagaatcatagaatatcagggttggaagggacctcaggaggtcatctagtccaaccccctgctcaaaagcaggacccatcgccaattaaatcatcatcagatcgagggaagtgattattcccttctattcggcactggtgaggccacagctggagtattgcgtccagttttggggccccccactacagaaaggatgtggacaaagtgaagagagtccagcagagggcaacgaaaatgatgagggggctggggcacatgacttacaaggagaggctgagggaactgggcttatttagtctgcagaagagaagagtgaggggggatttgatagcagccttcaactatctgaaggggggttccaaagaggatggagctcggctcttctcagtggttgcagatgacagaacaaggagtaatggtctcaagatgcagtgggggaggtctaggttggatattaggaaaagctatttcactaggagggtggtgaagcactggaatgggttacctaccgCAGTGCTAGAatgtccatccttagaggttttgaaggcctggcttgacaaagccctggctgggatgatttagttggggttggtcctgctttgagcagggggttggactagatgacctcctgaggtcccttccaaccctgatcctctaggattctctctccctcctcaccAGGGTTTTccaaggctgcacagttcccggTCTgtactgtgaattccccagcaagtctACCTAAGTAGGCcagcatttattttgttttctctccaaAAACTATGAACAGCGTAATTACccagttataaaaaaaaagttaccaccCAGTCCtttttaagcaagcacatttattgttAATGtgaaagcattagagaaaacacaaaaacaataaaagttccaatatgcatgctaataagcttaccagaagtCACCCATGAGTGTGACATGGCCTTTGTAGGCCAAAATTCTTCCAACCCATCCCAGAAAGTTTTCGGGCCCCCCTTGGTCAGAATGTCCTCTCCATTTGCTGATCAGGAAGATCGTACTGAGCCTGAGTTTTAACTGACTATTCacccaaaagtcctttctttgttggtctctggagaatccagatTGAACCAATATATGTGAGCCTCTCCAGGAGGCgatacaacctgagtgaattggCCTAATCGCCCCCACTGTTCTTTGTtcctgggggggggctgcagtcAATTCTCTAATGGAGTTACAGACATCTGGCCTGCAAGGATACATATacttaatacagtaagatctCCCAAGGCTACTGCAGGAAAGTGCCATTCCTGTCACAGTGTGAACCTCTTGTAGTCAGACTTACATACACACAAGGGACAACAGGTAGCATTTTGAGCTCTAAGTTTCCATCTTTTCTGCATGTGAAATCACAGTCTCATTGCTGGAAGGAGGCGTTTTAGCTCTGAATTCCTGACTCTCACTCCCTGTCTCTTCTCTCttcctgtccctctcccccacagacaAACTTTACTGGCCCCATGAAACAGGAGAATCAGACACAGGTGACAGAGTTCATCTTCCTGGGCTTCTCCACCCTTCCCCATGGCCAGGCCTTCCTCTTCCTGGTGTTCCTGGTGATCTACCTCGTCACCCTGGTGCAGAATTCCATGATATTCACCCTCATCCAGCTGGATTCCCATCTTCACAgccccatgtactttttcctcagcCACTTATCCTGCTTGGATATTTGCTTCTCGTCAGTCACAGTCCCCAAGATCCTGGTGAACTTCCTGCGTGAGCAGGAGACCATTTCCTACTGCGAGTGCATGGCCCAGATGTTCTTCCTGATGTCATGTGCGGGAGCCGAGTGCGCACTCCTAGCCGTCATGGCCTATGACCGGTACGCAGCCATCTGCAACCCCCTGCGCTACACTGACATCATGAGCCGAAGGGTGTGCTTCCCACTCGCCATGGGGTCCTGGCTCTGGGGTCTCCTGGACTCAGCCATACACACCTTCATGGCCTCCAGCTTATCCTTCTGTGGCACCAATCAGCTTCCCCACCTCTTCTGTGATGTCCCTCCCCTGCTGAAGATCACCTGCAGTGACACCTATGTCAATGAGGTCACACTCCATCTGGCTAGTATCTTCGTGGGCCTGAGCCCATTTCTGCTCATCGTCATCTCCTACCTCTACATCCTGGCAGCTATCCTCAGGATCCGCTCCAACAGAGGAAGGCGCAAGGCCTTCTCCACCTGCGCCGCACACCTCATCGTGGTCACCATATACTTTGGGATGGCCAACCTCAACTACAATCGCCCCAGTGCAGGCTACTCCATGGGGGTGGACACCCTGGTCTCCACACTGTACTGCATCGTCACCCCCATGctgaaccccctcatctacagcctccGCAACCAGGAAATGAAGGGGGCCCTGAGGAAGGCTctagggagccagaggagagaatATTCttccccaggcaggcagtgaggacCCGGCTGAGGTGAGAGCTGGGAGGTGactcctgctctgctctgcctgtaATGGCTCCTCCTCACTTCCaagagaaatgttttattttatattcatgTTAAACAAAACCTCTTTTCTTTGGAATAAGTTAGCTGCGCCTTGATGATGCagtctgggggtgcaggatctATGTCTCTGTCATCTGCCTAGCACAGTTGGCCCCAGTCCCTGGTGGGGCCCATACACACTGctgcaataataaataattatcttCCCTGCTGTTTGACTCTTCTTTCTCCCGAGGCCTGGGTGTGTGGATTACACAGCACCAGCCCACGGATCCAATCTCCACTGAAATTCAGCTCCACCCGCTGAGCGTAGTCTTCACTCTGCTCTCTAACCAAGAAGTGGGAGCTATGCAGAACTGTGCACAGCCGCGTTGGCAGAATTTACCAGTTTTGCTGAAGTTGTCTCCCTTTGGGATCCTTCTGTTCCTGGAGGCTCCCTGCTGCTCTCCAGGGCCCCAGCAGACACCAGAGATGTGTGGGGCTCACACAGCTGACCTACATTCATAATACCCACTTCCTAACTGCTCATAAAGCAACAAACATGCCCGCTACCATTGGAGCCCACCAACAGTTCTGTCCCTTCCTAATGGCCAGAGCTGTAACCCAGGGCTCCATCCCTTTACCAGATAGGTTGGGCAGGATCCGCTCTTCTGAGTGGTAAGATTTGTTCAGATGAAGTGCAGTGGAAGGACTCACCCATTATCCTGGGACCCAGGATTGGGAAAGTTTGGCCAAGTACCAAGTAACTGCAAAGGCTTGGTTGTGATCCCACCTCTCACCCCATGTTAAGTAAAATGACTAACTGGATAAAAAGAAACCGATAAGAATACAATGACAACAAAAGCATCAGAGAGTGTGTCCATGTTAAAAGCCAGAGCCAGTCCTATGCCAGTCTCACTGACCTAGCCTGCAAACTCTCATGTACAACTGGATGAGAGGAAAAGAAAGTGGAGGAGTCCCTGCCAAGACAGACTAGAGGTTGGAGCCCTGGCCAGTAGGCCCTACAGGCCAACACCTAGTTGCCTCCAGCAGACTACAGACTAGAAGGGACATCTAGACACGCATCCTGAGGAGCCTGGTTAGCCCTGTGACCCTCAACAGGGCTGCCCTAGGGGCTGAGCTAGGAATGGCTGTGTTCATTCTTGATTGAAACTGACTAAAAGTATTCGCAGCCATGCCTCTCTTCCAGCCCCACTAAAGGATTTTTTAATTTCAGCCCCGTGTGCGAGCGCTTACTAGGACCCACCAGGTGCTCCAGTCTATAAAGCCTCCCAAGAGGCAGGCTGGTCTTGTGGTGCAGGTACACGTCCCTGGTCGGAGACTAAGAAGACATGAGTgcaattcccacctctgccactgactcactatgtGGCCTAGGCCAAGTCACTTTCTCGGTCAATGCCTCAGTCCCCCAAAAGTAACATAGGGATAATACTCACCTACTTTTCAGGGGCATGTGAGGCATACATTAATGGATTTAGCAAGGTGGTCAGATACTAAAGCAATGGAAGGAATACCACCTAGACAGACAGCTCCAGGTACACCCGGTGCTGAGTATCTGAGAAGCTTGGGTGTACCCCAGCACCCAGCGACACCATCAGGCAGCACAaaattacatagaatcatagaaatgtaggactggaagggacctcaacaggtcgactagtccagtcccctgcattgatgcaggactaagtattatagaccatccctgcccggtattttgtctaacctgttcttagaaattgccagtgatggagattccacaacctccctaggtaatttgctCCAGTGCTcagctaccctgacagttaggaagtttttcccaatgttTAATCTAAATCTTCTTTGCCACAatgtaagcccattacttcttgtcctgtcctcagtgattaaggagaacaatttatcaccctcctctttataacagccttttatgtacttgaagatttatgtctcccctcagtcttctcttctccagactaaacaaacccaatttcttaAATCTTTCATTGTAGGTCACATTTATAgacctttaaacatttttgttgctctcctctggactttctccagtttgcccacatctttcctgaaatgtggcgcccagagctagacacaatactccagctgaggcttgaTCAGAACTGAGTAGAACGGAATAATTACTTCTCctttcttgcttacaacactcctgctaatatatgtGGTCTAGCAGTGCATTTCCTTCCTAACGTGGATGATTCTAATAAGATACATACACCAGAATTTCTCTCCCCATGTTAGTTTCCATGACAATCAAGCCTGATAACATCACTGCAAGATGCAGCAGGAGTAGAATCCATGTTGAGGTTTTGCCTAAATAGCCCTCCCTGAGGTGTGGCTTAAatctccttccttctctcccagatgATTAGTATCACCAGTATTTGGAGTTGCTTCTCTCTCCTCACCTCAGTTGGGTCCTACATTCTTTTTTCTTGATGCCTCCACTCAAAGCAACTCCTCACTACACCAGATATACAGAGGTACTATTCCTTGAGAAGAAACAGTGATTAAAGGAGGATTAAAGGATAAAGGAgcttgaggtgcaagtggtgttctcgtccatcctccctgtgggaggaaaaggcccgggtagagaccgttgaatcgtggaagtcaacgaatggctacacaggtggtgttggagagaaggctttggattctttgaccatgggatggtgttccaagaaggaggagtgctaggcagagacgggctccacctaacgaagagaggaaagagcatcttcgcaggcaggctggctaacctagtgaggagggctttaaactaggttcaccgggggaaggagaccaaagccctgtgGTAAGTGGGGtcgtgggatactgggaggaagcacgagcaggagcgcacaagaggggagggctcctgcctcatactgagaaagcaggacgatCAGCATGTTATCTTAAGtacctatacacaaatgcaagaaacctggtaaacaagcagggagaactggaagttctggcacagtcaaggaattaggatgtgattggaataacagagacttggtgggataattcacataaCTGGAGTACTGGATGgaaataaactgttcaggaaggacaggcagggcagaaaaggttggagagttgcactgtatgcaagggagcagtatgactgctcagagctcaagtatgaaactgcagaaaaacctgagtgtctctggattaagtttagaagtgtgagcaacaagggtgatgtggtGGCGGGAgactgctatagaccaccggaccagggggatgaggtggacgaggctttcttccggcaactaacggaagttactagatcgcaggccctggttctcatgggagacttcaatcaccctgatatctgctgggagagcaatacagcggtgcacagacaatccaggaaatttttggaaagtgtagaggacaatttcctggtgcaagtgctggaggaaccaactaggggcagagctcttcttgacctgctgcccacaaactgggaagaatttgcaggggaagcaaaagtggatgggaacctgggaggcagtgaccatgagatggtcgagttcaggatcctgacacaaggaggaaaggaaagcagcagaatacggaccctggacttcagaaaagcagactttgactcccacagggaactgatgggcaggatcccctgggagaataacatgagggggaaaggagtccaggagagctgcctgtattttaaagaatccttactgaggttacagggacaaaccatccagatgtgtagaaagaatagtaaatatggcaggcgaccagcttggcttaacagtgaaatccttgctgatcttaaacacaaaaaagaagcttacaagaagtggaagactggacaaatgatgagggaggagtataaaaatattgctcaggcatgcaggaatgaaatcagggaggccaaatcacacctggagttgcagctagcaagagatgttaagagtaacaagaagggtttcttcaggtatgttggcaacaagaagaaagccaaggaaagtgtgggccccttactgaatgagggaggcaacctagtgacagaggatgtggaaaaagctaatgtactcaatgctttttttgcctctgtcttcacgaacaaggtcagctcccagactgctgcgctgggcaacacagcatggggaataggtggccagccctctgtggagaaagaggtggttagggactatttagaaaagctggacatgcacaagtccatggggccggatgcgttgcatccgagagtgctaaaggaattggcggctgtgattgcagagccattggccattatctttgaaaactcgtggcgaacgggggaagtcctggatgactggaaaaaggctaatgtagtgcccatctttaaaaaagggaagaaggaggatcctgggaactacaggccagtcagcctcacctcagtcccctgaaaaatcatggagcaggtcctcaaggaatctatcctgaagcacttacacgagagaaaagtgatcaggaacagtcagcatggattcacaaagggaaggtcatgcctgactaatctaatcgacttctatgaagagataactggttctgtggatgaagggaaagcagtggatgtattgtttcttgactttagcaaagcttttgacacagtctcccacagtattcttgtcagcaagttaaggaagtatgggctggatgaatgcactataaggtgggtagaaagttggctagattgtcgggctcaatggatagtgatcaatggctccatgtctagttggcagccggtatcaagctgagtgccccaagggtcggtcctggagccggttttgttcaatatcttcataaaatgatctagaggatggcgtggattgcaccctcagcaaatttgcggatgataataaactaggaggagtggtagatacggtggcaggtagggataggatacagagggacctagacaaattggaggattgggccaaaagaaatctgatgaggttcaacaaggataagtgcagggtcctgcacttaggacggaagaatccaatgcaccgctacagactagggaccgaatggctaggcagcagttctgcagaaaaggacctaggggtgactgttgactcatatccagcttctcgtccactgtgtgcccttgttgccaagaaggccaatggcattttgggatgtataagtaggggcatagccagcagatcaagggacgtgatcattcccctctattcgacattggtgaggcttcatctggagtactgtgtcctgttttgggccccacactacaagaaggatgtggaaaaattggaaagagtccagcggagggcaacaaaaatgattaggggtctggaacacatgagttatgaggagaggctgagggaactgggattgtttagtctgcagaggagaagaatgaggtgggatttgatagctgctttcaactacctgaaagggggttccaaagaggatggttctagactattctcagtggtagaagatgacaggacaaggagtaatggtctcaagttgcagtgcgggaggtttaggttggatattaggaaaaactttcactaggagggtggtgaaacactggaatgcgttacctagggaggtggcagaatcgccttccttttaagtttttaaggtcaggcttgacaaagccctggctgggatgatttagttggggattggtcctgctttgagcagggggttggactagatgacctcctgaggtcccttccaaccctgatattctatgattctatgatactgtccaggctgcctgtgtatggcttcatgagccatggcattaaggggtaggctggtccccaaggataactgtaggcatttcaacatccccagtggttattttctggtctcggaagaaagtcccttcctgcagctgttgaaacagagcagagttcctgaagatgcgagcgtcatgaacctttcctggccatcccatgttgatgttggtgaaatgtcccttgtgatccaccagtacttccagcaccactgaaaagtacccctttcggtttatgtactcactgccttggtgctccggtgccaagatagggatatgggttccgtctattgccccatcagttagggaatcccattgcagcaaagccatccactttgacctacacatttcccagagtcactacccttggtagcagtagctcagtgattgcattggctacttggatcacagcagcccccacagtagatttgcccactccaaattgattccctactgactggtagctgtctggcgttgcaagcttccacagggctatcaccactcgcttgtgaactgtgagggctgctcatcttggtattctggtgcttcagggcaggggaaagcaagtcaaagttccatgaaagtgcccttatgcatgaaaaagttttgcagccactgggaatcgtcccagacctgcaacactatgcgggtcccaccagtctgtgcttgtttcccaggcccagaatcggcgttccacggcatgaacctgccccattaccaccaggaTGTCCACATTGCCGGGGCCAGTACTTTGAGAGAAGGTACTCATCACTTGCCTCACCGCACTGCCATTGCctactcacctgcttttgcaggttctgattCTGGTtttgcatatactgctggataatgtgcatgGTGTTTAGAACGGTCATAACTGccgcagtgatctgagcgggctccatgcttgctgtgataTGGCATCTGTAGGAGAgatgagtggcagtggaagcggcgggtggatgatggtgctgacagcaatatggcacCCGCAtggaaaaaggcgcaaaacgattgacggccgttgctttcacagagcgaGGAGCAAGGGTTAGGcaggcagcagacagtgcagtacgactgctagctgtcgtcatctcctgggtgcttgcagtgctgctggctgggagagcagcctgaggcagaatggccccctcaaggattgagctcacaacccagggtttagcaggccaatgctcaaaccactgagctatctctctgccaatattccaggcaggactgaatctccattaggcAAAAAACttgaagagaatgacctgagtcactcccatttatgtccaggtgcccctgacagacctcaccgaggccagccaagagcacccaggagacgacaaGGACGGCTACCAACCATAATGCACCATCtgttgccacaaggcaatgagctgctgctacATAGCAATGCAGTccccacgtctgccagcacccaggagacgtagggtgacagtgagctgaatgggctccatgcttgccatggtatggcgtctgcacgagtaacccaggaaaaaaggtgcgaaacgattgtctgccattgctttcaccgggggggggggggggggggctgacgacatgtacccagaaccacccgcgacaatgttttttgccccatcaggcattgggatctcaacccagaattccaatgggtggcggagactgcgggaactgtgggatagctacccacagtgcaatgctccagaagtcaacgctagcctcggtactgtggatgcactctgccgacttaatggtcttaagtgggggacacacacaatcaactgtataaaatcaatttctaaaagaaaaaattgacttctataaattcaacctaattttgtagtgtagacatagccttaggttATGAGGTTATTGtggtttttccacaatttctgcctgtgctCGTCAGCAGAAGCGTCCTTtgtataggtccagactgtcatttcgaccctcaggaggagtccatgtggagttcttcttcttgtgctgttggtgggagggtatctgtgtgctgttcagtgttatcctgaaagtattctttgagtcggagaaggcaaaagtaggcttccagagCACTGTGGAACTGTaccatgtttgtgggggtggtggggcaaaaagagtccctgagataggacagaccCTTCTGCCAGGCTGAATGTGTAGCTGGATAGATGGATgatattgctgggtgagttagggataccactgttgtggccccatgTGGCAGGTAGGATTTTAGACAGCTTACAGACCTTTTTCCTTCATAGAGAGGTGCAGTGTGTAATGTAGATCTCCTGTCATATTTTAGTAAAGTCTgtttgtatggaaggttggttATTTATGAGAGTTTTCAGGTTGGAGAgctcttttttgatgttttcctgtttgctgtataggatacTGAttaggtggttcctcagtttctcacCAGCAGTTCTCACTCAGTTTCTCACCAGCAACGACaaaccgcaccatagtaactctaacacaggaaccaatccatgcaacaaacgtcgatgccaactctgcccacatatctacaccagcgacaccatcacaggacctaaccagatcagccacaccatcaccggttcattcacctgcacgtccaccaaagtaat
The nucleotide sequence above comes from Caretta caretta isolate rCarCar2 chromosome 1, rCarCar1.hap1, whole genome shotgun sequence. Encoded proteins:
- the LOC125624704 gene encoding olfactory receptor 5V1-like, translating into MKQENQTQVTEFIFLGFSTLPHGQAFLFLVFLVIYLVTLVQNSMIFTLIQLDSHLHSPMYFFLSHLSCLDICFSSVTVPKILVNFLREQETISYCECMAQMFFLMSCAGAECALLAVMAYDRYAAICNPLRYTDIMSRRVCFPLAMGSWLWGLLDSAIHTFMASSLSFCGTNQLPHLFCDVPPLLKITCSDTYVNEVTLHLASIFVGLSPFLLIVISYLYILAAILRIRSNRGRRKAFSTCAAHLIVVTIYFGMANLNYNRPSAGYSMGVDTLVSTLYCIVTPMLNPLIYSLRNQEMKGALRKALGSQRREYSSPGRQ